The sequence CTCAGTAATGGCCGGATTTTCCAGCACCGTTCAAACCCTCTGGTGCACTTGAATACCACCTGGGCAAAATTAAAAAGGGTGTTCTGAAAAACGCCCCGTAAATCCGACAGATGAGGAGCTATATAGTTGACTGACCCCTACCGGATTGGCTGGTTTTCCACAGGGAGAGATAAAGCAGCCAGGGACCTGCTGAGCACGGTAATAAGCAGCATCGAACGGGGCGAGATCGAGGCGGAGATAGCTTTTGTTTTCTGCAGTCGCAAGCCGGGCGAGTCTGAGCAGAGCGACTTATTCATCAAGCTGGTGGAGGGCTACCGGATTCCCCTGATCTGTTTCTCCTATCAGCGGTTCAAAAACAGTCGGGATACCGCCCCCACCCATACCCCTGCCCTGCCCCGATGGAGACTGGACTATGACCGGGAGGTAATAAAGCGACTGGCCGACTTCAAACCTGACCTGTGTGTCCTCGCCGGCTATATGCTGATCGTCAGTGAAGAACTGTGCCGTAAGTATGACATAATTAACCTGCACCCGGCGGCGCCCGGCGGCCCGACCGGCACCTGGCAGGAGGTAATCAGGCAGCTAATTGCGAACGATGCGCGACAAACAGGAGTGATGATGCACCTGGTGACCCCGGAACTGGACAGAGGCCCGGCGGTAGCCTACTGCACCTTCCCTATCAGGGGCGAGCCCTTTGATAAATACTGGCAGGAAATAGAGAGTCTTAAGCATGATAGCGCTACAAAGAAGCGAGCGGAAGATTCTTTATTCAAGCTCATCCGTGA is a genomic window of Dehalococcoidales bacterium containing:
- a CDS encoding formyltransferase family protein, whose product is MTDPYRIGWFSTGRDKAARDLLSTVISSIERGEIEAEIAFVFCSRKPGESEQSDLFIKLVEGYRIPLICFSYQRFKNSRDTAPTHTPALPRWRLDYDREVIKRLADFKPDLCVLAGYMLIVSEELCRKYDIINLHPAAPGGPTGTWQEVIRQLIANDARQTGVMMHLVTPELDRGPAVAYCTFPIRGEPFDKYWQEIESLKHDSATKKRAEDSLFKLIR